A stretch of the Cyprinus carpio isolate SPL01 chromosome B4, ASM1834038v1, whole genome shotgun sequence genome encodes the following:
- the LOC109057544 gene encoding 40S ribosomal protein S16, whose product MPAKGPLQSVQVFGRKKTATAVAHCKRGNGLIKVNGRPLEMIEPATLQYKLLEPLLLLGKERFAGVDIRVRVKGGGHVAQVYAIRQAISKALVAYYQKYVDEASKKEIKDILIQYDRTLLVADPRRCESKKFGGPGARARYQKSYR is encoded by the exons ATGCCAGCCAAAGGTCCGCTACAGTCTGTCCAGGTTTTTGGACGTAAA AAAACGGCCACTGCTGTTGCCCACTGCAAGAGGGGAAATGGACTTATTAAAGTCAATGGAAGACCTCTTGAGATGATTGAGCCTGCCACTCTGCAGTACAAG CTGCTGGAGCCTCTTCTGCTGTTGGGCAAGGAGCGCTTTGCTGGTGTTGACATCAGAGTTCGCGTGAAGGGTGGTGGACATGTCGCACAGGTTTACG CCATCCGTCAGGCCATCTCTAAAGCTCTGGTTGCCTATTATCAGAAAT ATGTGGATGAGGCCTCCAAGAAAGAGATCAAGGATATCTTGATTCAGTACGATAGGACCCTGCTGGTCGCTGATCCCCGCCGCTGCGAGTCCAAGAAGTTTGGTGGACCTGGAGCTCGCGCCCGCTACCAGAAGTCCTACCGTTAA